From a single Brassica napus cultivar Da-Ae chromosome C9, Da-Ae, whole genome shotgun sequence genomic region:
- the LOC106405153 gene encoding cytosolic sulfotransferase 18-like, whose translation MDSETVTNATLPNHQDETEKEFEKNQQRYQDLIATFPHTQGWRPKSPLIGYGGHWIVKPLLERWLHARDVFQARPIDFFVCSYPKSGTTWLKALTFAIANRSASDSDQSSNPLLKCNPHELVPFIEGELSLFQQNDAVEDKGNTLFSTHIPHGLLPESISKAGSKMVYIWRDPKDTFVSMWNFFQKERSDKGPLNSLEESFDMFCRGHSFYGPYLDHVMSYWKAYQEKPDQVFFLKYETIRADPLPYVKRLAEFMGYGFTAEEEEKGVVEEVVKLCSFESLKNVEANKGGKEKEDIKGKVSGGDVPSKFYPNSAYFRKGKVGDWSNYLTPEMAARIDGLMEEKFKDTGFFGYGN comes from the coding sequence ATGGATTCAGAAACCGTTACCAATGCAACCCTACCGAACCACCAAGACGAGACCGagaaagagtttgagaagaATCAACAACGGTACCAAGACCTAATCGCCACGTTTCCTCACACCCAAGGCTGGAGACCAAAATCTCCACTGATCGGATACGGTGGTCACTGGATAGTGAAGCCTCTCCTTGAACGTTGGCTTCACGCGCGAGACGTCTTCCAAGCACGACCCATTGACTTCTTCGTTTGTAGCTACCCAAAGTCAGGTACCACTTGGCTCAAAGCTCTAACTTTCGCCATCGCAAATCGGTCCGCCTCTGACTCTGACCAATCCTCAAACCCTCTCCTGAAATGTAACCCTCACGAGCTTGTTCCTTTCATCGAGGGTGAACTCTCTTTATTCCAACAAAATGATGCTGTCGAGGACAAAGGGAATACACTGTTCTCGACTCATATTCCTCATGGGTTATTACCCGAGTCGATTTCGAAAGCGGGTTCTAAGATGGTTTACATCTGGAGAGACCCAAAGGACACCTTTGTCTCCATGTGGAACTTCTTCCAAAAGGAAAGGTCGGACAAGGGTCCTCTCAACAGTCTTGAGGAGTCTTTTGATATGTTCTGTCGAGGCCATTCTTTTTACGGTCCTTATCTAGACCATGTCATGTCGTATTGGAAAGCTTATCAAGAGAAGCCAGATCAGGTTTTCTTCCTAAAGTACGAGACCATCAGAGCTGATCCTTTGCCCTATGTGAAGAGATTGGCTGAGTTTATGGGTTATGGATTCACAGCTGAGGAAGAGGAGAAAGGGGTTGTTGAGGAAGTTGTGAAACTCTGCAGTTTCGAGTCGTTGAAGAATGTTGAAGCCAACAAAGGAGGGAAAGAAAAAGAGGACATCAAAGGTAAGGTAAGCGGAGGTGATGTTCCTTCTAAGTTTTATCCGAATAGTGCGTATTTCAGAAAGGGAAAGGTCGGAGATTGGAGCAACTACTTGACTCCGGAGATGGCAGCTCGTATCGATGGATTGATGGAAGAGAAATTCAAGGACACCGGGTTTTTTGGATACGGTAATTGA
- the LOC106405028 gene encoding cytosolic sulfotransferase 18 — protein MASEQQIFNGTQEESSNPPSQSMHELEALTDKTILSHQDEAKIASKEFENIQKRYQDLIAKLPHAEGWFEKAPFIGYGGHWIIEPLLAGCLHAQDFFQARPVDFFICSYPKSGTTWLKALAFSIVNRSRFDDSSNPLLKRNPHELVPFVEIEFAFFPQIDVLKDEGNTLFSTHMPHGLLPESISNSCCKMVYIWRDPKDTFISMWTFFQKQKFGSGPLNSLEECFDMFCLGLSGYGPYLDHVMSYWKAYQENPNKILFLKYETMREDPLPYVKRLAEFMGYGFTAEEEEKWVVEKVVNLCSFETLKNLEANKGEKYREDIPLNAYQNSAYFRKGKVGDWQTYLTPEMAARIDGLMEEKFKGTGLLEHF, from the coding sequence ATGGCATCAGAACAACAAATCTTCAATGGAACACAAGAGGAGTCCTCAAATCCTCCCTCTCAATCTATGCATGAACTAGAAGCCTTAACCGACAAGACTATTCTGAGCCACCAAGACGAGGCCAAGATAGCGTCAAAAGAGTTCGAGAATATTCAGAAACGGTACCAAGACCTAATCGCCAAGCTGCCTCACGCGGAAGGCTGGTTTGAGAAGGCTCCGTTCATCGGGTATGGTGGTCACTGGATCATAGAGCCTCTCCTTGCAGGTTGCCTTCACGCTCAAGACTTCTTCCAAGCTCGACCCGTTGACTTTTTCATCTGTAGCTATCCAAAGTCAGGTACCACTTGGCTCAAAGCCCTAGCCTTCTCTATCGTCAACCGATCTCGCTTCGACGATTCCTCGAACCCTCTCCTGAAACGTAACCCTCACGAGCTTGTTCCCTTCGTTGAGATCGAATTTGCTTTCTTTCCTCAAATTGATGTTCTCAAAGACGAAGGGAATACTCTCTTTTCGACTCATATGCCGCACGGGTTACTACCCGAATCGATTTCGAACTCGTGTTGTAAGATGGTTTACATATGGAGAGACCCCAAGGACACTTTCATCTCCATGTGGACTTTCTTCCAAAAGCAAAAGTTTGGAAGTGGCCCTCTCAATAGTCTTGAGGAGTGTTTTGATATGTTCTGTCTAGGTTTATCAGGGTACGGTCCTTATCTAGATCATGTCATGTCGTATTGGAAAGCTTATCAAGAGAATCCAAATAAGATTTTGTTCCTCAAGTACGAGACGATGAGAGAGGATCCTTTGCCCTATGTGAAAAGATTGGCTGAGTTTATGGGTTATGGATTCACAGCTGAGGAAGAGGAGAAATGGGTTGTTGAGAAAGTAGTGAATCTTTGCAGCTTCGAGACGTTGAAGAATCTTGAAGCCAACAAAGGAGAGAAATATAGAGAGGACATTCCTCTTAATGCTTATCAGAACAGCGCCTATTTCAGGAAGGGGAAGGTCGGAGACTGGCAGACCTATCTGACTCCGGAGATGGCAGCTCGAATCGATGGATTGATGGAAGAGAAATTCAAGGGCACAGGTTTGCTTGAACACTTTTAG